The Mercurialis annua linkage group LG2, ddMerAnnu1.2, whole genome shotgun sequence genome contains a region encoding:
- the LOC126670755 gene encoding uncharacterized protein LOC126670755, which yields MQVRDIDRDTEKAGNPQLENLDFLSIDGLSWWTMLPGLLLLIPQSVVNLFFVFPSLLEDQHSVVCFMAFMRGEPLVAKLATVAKYVVLPGTMVAALIYSPPRYGSSSKDNKSPK from the exons atgcaAGTGAGAGATATAGATAGAGACACGGAGAAAGCAGGGAACCCTCAATTAGAAAATCTtgactttttatcaattgatgGTCTTAGTTGGTGGACTATGCTTCCTGGGCTTCTTTTGCTTATTCCTCAATCGGTTGTCAACTTGTTTTTTGTGTTTCCGAG CTTGCTTGAAGATCAGCACTCTGTTGTGTGTTTTATGGCGTTTATGAGAGGAGAGCCGTTAGTGGCGAAGCTGGCTACAGTCGCCAAGTACGTTGTATTACCAGGAACTATGGTGGCGGCCCTGATATATTCTCCACCTCGATATGGTTCCTCATCCAAAGACAACAAATCCCCTAAATGA
- the LOC126669788 gene encoding 60S acidic ribosomal protein P3, with product MGVFTFVCKLSGTEWSAKQLSGGDLEASASDSYDLQRKLVQSASATDSSGGVQSSFSMITPKSAVFQVIIGGGSGGGFAAAGGAAAASGGGAAAAAEAPAEEAKKEEPAEESDDDLGFSLFD from the exons ATGGGAGTCTTTACATTCGTATGCAAACTCTCAGGTACCGAGTGGTCCGCCAAGCAGCTATCCGGCGGTGACCTAGAGGCCTCCGCCTCCGACTCCTACGATCTCCAGAGGAAGCTTGTCCAGTCTGCTTCTGCTACCGACTCTTCCGGCGGCGTTCAGTCATCTTTCTCAATGATCACTCCCAAGTCTGCCGTTTTTCAG GTGATTATTGGTGGTGGTAGTGGTGGAGGTTTTGCTGCAGCAGGAGGTGCAGCAGCAGCTTCAGGAGGCGGAGCAGCGGCTGCAGCTGAAGCACCTGCTGAGGAAGCAAAGAAAGAAGAGCCAGCTGAGGAAAGTGATGATGATTTGGGATTCTCTCTCTTTGATTAG